The Gammaproteobacteria bacterium genome has a window encoding:
- a CDS encoding beta-ketoacyl synthase N-terminal-like domain-containing protein, with protein MSVQPPATAVLGAGLACALGHGLEACTDALLEGRRSVDHITLDTLDPPLNLPCHRIPGGPSSPTERLYALLDEVVQTALDAAGLRDAERGRMGILLGSTSMDISVSEGLYAQALDRDEDAMPLALSGYGNLATRVAERFGIHGPDFSFNTACSSAANALLYAQRLIEGGVLDHVLVLGVEMLNRLSLAGFHSLMLYAPDAARPFDVSRNGLVLGEALSAAVIGRGDGVWPGLRLRGGATGCDTTSSTNATPGHIAAIMRETLADVGCDPSAVAGIKAHGTSTPSNDLAEGQGMRELFGREVPPFTSLKPQLGHTLGACGLVETLLFMACVARGSLPATRGFAEVDPEIALAPLNTVQHAPVGVYLLNYFGFGGNNCSLVVERTA; from the coding sequence GTGAGCGTGCAGCCGCCCGCTACAGCCGTGCTCGGAGCCGGTCTCGCCTGCGCCCTGGGTCACGGGCTGGAGGCGTGCACCGACGCCCTGCTGGAAGGCCGCCGCAGCGTCGATCACATCACCCTGGATACGCTCGATCCGCCGCTGAACCTGCCGTGCCATCGTATTCCCGGCGGGCCGTCTTCTCCGACCGAACGGCTTTATGCACTGCTTGATGAGGTGGTGCAGACAGCGCTGGATGCGGCCGGGCTGCGCGACGCCGAACGTGGCCGGATGGGCATTCTGCTGGGCAGCACCTCGATGGATATCTCGGTTTCCGAAGGGCTGTATGCCCAGGCGCTGGATCGCGACGAGGACGCCATGCCGCTGGCGCTGTCCGGCTACGGTAATCTCGCGACCCGCGTGGCCGAACGGTTCGGCATTCACGGTCCGGACTTCAGCTTCAATACCGCCTGCTCGTCGGCGGCCAACGCGTTGCTGTATGCCCAGCGCCTGATCGAGGGCGGCGTACTGGATCATGTCCTGGTGCTAGGGGTGGAAATGCTCAACCGGCTTTCGCTGGCCGGTTTTCATTCGCTCATGCTGTACGCACCGGACGCCGCCAGGCCTTTCGATGTCTCCCGGAACGGTCTGGTGCTGGGCGAGGCGCTTTCGGCCGCGGTCATCGGCCGTGGCGACGGCGTGTGGCCGGGACTGCGTCTGCGTGGCGGTGCCACCGGCTGCGACACCACCAGCAGTACCAACGCCACGCCGGGACATATCGCGGCGATCATGCGCGAGACGCTGGCGGACGTTGGGTGCGACCCGAGTGCGGTGGCCGGCATCAAGGCGCACGGCACCAGCACGCCAAGCAACGATCTGGCCGAAGGGCAGGGCATGCGCGAATTGTTCGGCCGCGAGGTCCCGCCGTTTACCTCGCTCAAGCCGCAACTGGGTCATACCCTGGGCGCCTGCGGATTGGTCGAGACCCTGTTGTTCATGGCCTGTGTGGCGCGGGGCAGCCTGCCTGCCACCCGAGGTTTTGCCGAGGTCGATCCGGAGATTGCCCTGGCGCCGCTGAACACCGTGCAGCATGCCCCTGTGGGCGTTTATCTGCTCAACTACTTCGGCTTCGGCGGCAACAACTGCTCCCTGGTCGTGGAGCGCACGGCATGA